From the genome of Impatiens glandulifera chromosome 9, dImpGla2.1, whole genome shotgun sequence, one region includes:
- the LOC124916025 gene encoding NAC domain-containing protein 75-like: MSCAAMNKISTNSHLIGAKLLHEDVHQLYRQKQCPGCGHKIERKPNWVGLPSGVKFDPTDQELIQHLEAKVTGKDSKSHPLIDEFIPTIEGEDGICYTHPEKLPGVTRDGLSRHFFHRPSKAYTTGTRKRRKIQAPCDAQGGETRWHKTGKTRPVMVTGKQKGCKKILVLYTNFGKNRKPEKTNWVMHQYHLGLHEEEREGELVVSKIFYQTQPRQCHYLERTSTDHNNINGHLNGKREINNGGSRSYCSNSKEMGVNQRDDDDDQLAIMSFGAAAMAGYGSSMGIQQLKSHDGFNIPFGKSYDRDQVGVIETSSSLNETTILQSVLHRERDICEIRRPHQAIPDKYKQHDQPISASTNFHMITRPSSNPVSSILSPPSLNHADCIDILDQDPCDSFQLPGMILQNESFQQQHHHGMIGRSTSGLEELIMGCTQSDIKSDIKEMSAIEPCAEIEKRVADGMK, encoded by the exons ATGTCTTGTGCAGCTATGAATAAGATCAGTACTAATTCTCATCTGATTGGTGCGAAATTACTTCATGAAGATGTTCATCAACTCTACAGACAGAAACAATGTCCTGGTTGTGGACATAAGATAGAAAGAAAGCCG AATTGGGTTGGATTACCATCTGGAGTTAAGTTTGATCCAACAGACCAAGAATTGATTCAGCATCTTGAAGCTAAAGTAACTGGGAAAGATTCAAAATCTCATCCTTTGATTGATGAATTCATTCCTACTATTGAAGGTGAAGATGGTATTTGCTATACACATCCAGAAAAACTCCCAG GAGTGACTCGAGATGGGTTGAGTAGGCATTTCTTCCACAGGCCATCAAAAGCCTACACAACCGgaacaagaaaaagaaggaaaattcAAGCACCATGCGATGCTCAAGGTGGAGAAACTAGATGGCACAAGACAGGAAAAACAAGGCCAGTCATGGTGACCGGAAAACAGAAAGGTTGCAAAAAGATACTCGTTCTCTACACAAATTTCGGGAAAAACAGAAAACCAGAGAAGACAAATTGGGTAATGCATCAATACCATCTAGGTCTGCATGAGGAGGAAAGAGAAGGGGAGCTTGTGGTTTCAAAGATATTTTATCAAACTCAACCTAGACAGTGTCATTATTTGGAGAGGACCAGTACtgatcataataatattaatggtCATTTGAATGGAAAAAGAGAGATTAATAATGGTGGAAGTAGAAGTTATTGTTCTAACAGCAAGGAAATGGGGGTTAACCagagagatgatgatgatgatcagttGGCAATAATGTCATTTGGTGCTGCTGCTATGGCTGGCTATGGTTCTTCCATGGGTATTCAACAGTTAAAATCTCATGATGGCTTCAATATACCATTTGGAAAGAGCTATGATCGTGACCAG GTTGGAGTTATAGAGACTTCGAGTTCATTGAACGAGACAACAATATTACAATCAGTCCTTCACAGAGAACGCGATATATGTGAAATCAGAAGGCCTCATCAAGCAATACCGGACAAATATAAACAACACGATCAACCAATATCCGCATCAACTAATTTCCATATGATCACTCGACCCTCATCAAACCCCGTATCTTCCATCCTATCTCCTCCTTCTCTCAATCACGCGGATTGCATCGATATTCTCGATCAGGATCCATGCGATTCCTTCCAACTTCCAGGAATGATCCTCCAAAACGAGAGTTTTCAG CAACAACATCATCATGGAATGATAGGAAGGTCTACTTCTGGACTCGAGGAACTCATTATGGGCTGCACTCAATCAGACATCAAATCAGACATCAAAGAA